In the Chelonoidis abingdonii isolate Lonesome George chromosome 13, CheloAbing_2.0, whole genome shotgun sequence genome, one interval contains:
- the LOC116824959 gene encoding zinc finger protein 2-like isoform X6: protein MWLWYFQPGAGYGTNCWRPPPTNSETFYRDCQSTAENYENCTLLGFLISKPDVISQLEQGEEPWVSDLQPSEESGILKGAHTAGDWMVSENQEENSSQKTHKQVELHGMLLGRSIGDASAQGEAGGSQLGSKEQKKKYSGKGQSKSTPHEGVSRDIHKTTVQQTGEMQKICQYCGKIFSCNSHLTRHQRTHTGERPYECPICRKSFGQSSHLIVHERIHTGQRPFKCDECEKSFNSSTRLVGHQRRHRNKFSKFPLLASANAAFPSSLSIQLPLSEVRGQLHMPVVCSMNLWLCLQ, encoded by the exons ATGTGGCTGTGGTATTTTCAACCTGGGGCAGGATATGGAACTAACTGCTGGAGACCCCCTCCAACTAACAGCGAGACATTCTACAGGGATTGTCAATCCACAGCTGAGAACTATGAGAATTGTACCTTGCTGG GATTTCTgatttccaaacctgatgtgatctcTCAGCTGGAACAAGGGGAAGAGCCATGGGTCTCAGATCTTCAGCCCTCTGAGGAAAGTGGGATCCTAAAAGGTGCTCACACAG CAGGTGACTGGATGGTGAGTGAGAACCAGGAGGAGAATTCCTCACAGAAAACTCATAAACAAGTGGAGTTGCATGGGATGCTATTGGGAAGATCCATAGGGGATGCTTCTGCACAGGGAGAAGCTGGTGGGAGTCAGCTTGGATCAAAGGAGCAGAAGAAAAAGTACTCAGGGAAGGGACAGAGCAAATCCACTCCCCATGAGGGTGTTTCCAGAGACATCCACAAAACCACGGTCCAGCAGACTGGAGAGATGCAGAAAATATGCCAGTACTGTGGAAAAATCTTCAGCTGCAACTCACACCTCACTAGAcaccagagaacccacacaggggagagaccctatgaatgcccCATCTGCAGGAAAAGCTTTGGTCAGAGCTCACACCTGATTGTACATGAGAGGATCCACACAGGGCAGAGACCCTTCAAGTGCGATGAATGCGAGAAAAGCTTCAATAGCAGCACGCGCCTTGTTGGACATCAGAGACGCCATAGGAATAAATTCTCTAAATTCCCTCTGTTAGCTAGTGCAAATGCTGCATTtcccagttccttaagtatccagCTACCTCTCTCTGAGGTCAGGGGGCAGCTGCACATGCCTGTGGTCTGCTCCATGAATCTCTGGCTCTGCCTCCAGTAG
- the LOC116824959 gene encoding zinc finger protein 2-like isoform X8 — translation MWLWYFQPGAGYGTNCWRPPPTNSETFYRDCQSTAENYENCTLLGFLISKPDVISQLEQGEEPWVSDLQPSEESGILKGAHTGDWMVSENQEENSSQKTHKQVELHGMLLGRSIGDASAQGEAGGSQLGSKEQKKKYSGKGQSKSTPHEGVSRDIHKTTVQQTGEMQKICQYCGKIFSCNSHLTRHQRTHTGERPYECPICRKSFGQSSHLIVHERIHTGQRPFKCDECEKSFNSSTRLVGHQRRHRNKFSKFPLLASANAAFPSSLSIQLPLSEVRGQLHMPVVCSMNLWLCLQ, via the exons ATGTGGCTGTGGTATTTTCAACCTGGGGCAGGATATGGAACTAACTGCTGGAGACCCCCTCCAACTAACAGCGAGACATTCTACAGGGATTGTCAATCCACAGCTGAGAACTATGAGAATTGTACCTTGCTGG GATTTCTgatttccaaacctgatgtgatctcTCAGCTGGAACAAGGGGAAGAGCCATGGGTCTCAGATCTTCAGCCCTCTGAGGAAAGTGGGATCCTAAAAGGTGCTCACACAG GTGACTGGATGGTGAGTGAGAACCAGGAGGAGAATTCCTCACAGAAAACTCATAAACAAGTGGAGTTGCATGGGATGCTATTGGGAAGATCCATAGGGGATGCTTCTGCACAGGGAGAAGCTGGTGGGAGTCAGCTTGGATCAAAGGAGCAGAAGAAAAAGTACTCAGGGAAGGGACAGAGCAAATCCACTCCCCATGAGGGTGTTTCCAGAGACATCCACAAAACCACGGTCCAGCAGACTGGAGAGATGCAGAAAATATGCCAGTACTGTGGAAAAATCTTCAGCTGCAACTCACACCTCACTAGAcaccagagaacccacacaggggagagaccctatgaatgcccCATCTGCAGGAAAAGCTTTGGTCAGAGCTCACACCTGATTGTACATGAGAGGATCCACACAGGGCAGAGACCCTTCAAGTGCGATGAATGCGAGAAAAGCTTCAATAGCAGCACGCGCCTTGTTGGACATCAGAGACGCCATAGGAATAAATTCTCTAAATTCCCTCTGTTAGCTAGTGCAAATGCTGCATTtcccagttccttaagtatccagCTACCTCTCTCTGAGGTCAGGGGGCAGCTGCACATGCCTGTGGTCTGCTCCATGAATCTCTGGCTCTGCCTCCAGTAG